The Haloarchaeobius litoreus DNA window GGTGACACCCGACAGCGACTTGCGGAGCTGCGGCCAGAGCTGGTCCTCGACCACGTCCGGCGGGTCGAAACGCACCGCGACGGGCGTCGTCCCCCGCGTCGCCAGATGGTTCCGCACGTCGGCCGGCGAGAGCCCCTCGAGCTCGCGTGGCTCGAACCGTTCCGGGTCGGGCTCCGCGAGCAGCGCCCGCGCGTGGTGCTGGAACCGCGCGACGTTCGTCGGCGAGACCACCGCGGCGACGTTGCGCTCGTGGTCCGTCGGGTCGACGACGACGAGCGGGTCGTCGAACGACCGCGTCCCGTGGTCCTCGGGGTCGAGTTCGACCTGCGGGTGCCAGTCCGCCGCCGCCGAGACGAGCTCGCGGAACCCCCCGTACTCGAGGACGAGCAGCTCGACGAGGTAGCCCGAGAACCCCTGCGTGCGGAGATCGCTGCCGTAGACACCGATGCCCTTGCAGAACGCCTTCGCGACGCGCACGTCGCCCGCGAGGTCGTCGTCCAGCCGCTCGCTGAGATAGGCGTTGTGGAACGGCGTCCGGTCCACCGCCGACCGGATCTCGGTGGCGCTGTCGACCCGGAAGCACGGCACGAGGTCCACGTCGAACCCCTCGTACTCGCCTTTCACGTACGGGTGCTCGGCGTACTCCTCGTGACCGTCCGGGAGCACCGCGCGGCCGACCTCCAGCCCGTATCGCTCCAGCGTCTCCCGGTCGATGTCCGTCGGGAACCGCACGAATACGTCGATGTCGCGGTCGCCCGCCGTCCAGGTGCCGCGGGCGGTGCTCCCGACCTGGACCACGTCGGCGTCCGCGACGCGCTCCGTGGCTGCTGCCTCCGTCCGCTCGACCAGCTCGTCGGCGACCGACCGGAGCCGCTCTCGCTCCGCGGGCGACGGGTCCACCTGCTCGCGGACCGCCGCAATCGTCGCCTCGAAGGCGTCCTCGCTCATGCTCGCCGGGTACTCGGCGGGCCCGTAAACGGATGTCGATGGGTTGGTGACACGGCACCCGGTCGCGGTAAAGCGAAAGTCTCTTTATATCCGGCAGGCCTACCTGAGAACGCGACGAGCCGTCATAGCTCAGTTGGTAGAGCACCACGCTGTTAACGTGGTGGTCCCAGGTTCGAGCCCTGGTGACGGCGCTTTTCGCAATTTCACACCCGAGCAGCATCGTCTCTAGGCAATCGCGAAGTCCCGAATAGCGAGACACACCAGGGCTCGAGCAGACGAGTCGCAGCCCGCGCAGCGGAGCGAGCAGGACCGTCTCGGCGAGTTCGAGCCCTGGTGACGGCGCTTCTGGTGATTCAGTCCGCGAGGAGTCCCATCTCCGAACAGTCGCCCGGAACCGCCTCCTGCCCGCATTTTCGACACGTCTATTATGCCGGGTCGGGAACTACCGACTATCAGGGCCCTTAGCTCAGCCTGGTTAGAGCGCTCGGCTCATATCGACCGTCGACTCGCGTCGGGTCCGGTCGTGGGACACCGAGTGGTCGATGGTTCGAATCCGTCAGGGCCCATCGACGAAACACCCGTTTCTCCACTCTCAGAAATCAGGACTCTTAGTACTGCGTAGTGCTTTGATTCGGCGTTTCCGGATTTTCTGGAACCCGGCCCTCAGACTCGAAATCGCTCGCCCACGACTGCACGTGGTCCCTGTAGGTCGGATTCGTCCGCCCCATCGTCAGCTCTCCACCCGCTCCTTCGCCTTCTCGGCGTAGTCGATGATCGCGTCCTGGACCGTCTCACCGGTTCCAACAGTCCTACTGCCCGCTTCCTGTGCCCGATACTCGTCGCCGTCTTGCTTCACCCGGATCTGGAAGAGTTGTGCGTAGCGTCCCATCCCAGTAGAGGGGTACGACTGGGAGGATGTAATACCGAGCCAAGGGCGGAGTGAAACTGAAAGTGAAACACCCCGCACTCGCCCGATTCCCAGTTGGTACTAGCGTGGATTAAGTGGGGAGAAGGCGAGGGACAGCGACCGTGGGTTTTGGAAGTGAATCGGGTTGCTCCTCTGGGACAGACTCCCTCCGGATTATCCACATATGAATCGTTCAACATATTCAATAATTCTGCTGGCTGTCATTCCAAGCTACCTTTGATTGTAATGCCCCTGGCGTAAGACCCCTGAAAGCACTGGATTTGACGGTCATCGCATCACTGTCTCGATCGTCACCTTCTCACTGTCGGGGTGCCCACCCGTCGGTGACCACAGCGACCGGAGCGGCAGCTGCTCGGGCCGCGACATCCGGGCCTTCAGGGTGCTTCTCCGCGAGCGAGCCGTATCGGCTCGCGTTGCTCGACCGACTCACTCGGCCGCACAAGTGCGTCGAGTTCGGAGCGTCGTTCAGGCGGGACGACGACTCGTCGGAAGGTGAGCAGGGCCAGGGGGAAGCGCTGCCACGTCGGTGTCGGGAGGGCGTTTCCTGAAGGAGGCTCGTCGTCGTTGGTCACGACCGTCACGTGTTGGCAACCATCTATTTATGTGTTCGAAGGGACACCTTTCTGTGTCCGAAAAAGAGGTCGACCGGCGTCTGTTGTTGACGACATTGGGGACGGGTTGTCTCGGGGCTCTCGCAGGCTGTTCGGGCAGGTCTGGCGACGACGAATCCACACGAGCCGACACGGAGACTGCGGACGGGACCACCGAAGACTCCACCACAACCGGGGAGGATGCGTCGGAGTCCGAACCAACGGAGACTGCAGCCGGCGGCCACTCGATCGAAACGGAGACGACGTTCGAACGGGCGGAGAGCTCCCAGACGCTGGTGGTGAGTACGACGGTCGAGGCCAGTGCCGGAATCGACCGGGTCAATGTGACCGTCGGCGACGAGTCGAGGAGCGTCTCCGGTGGGGGTGAGACAGGCCGTTCGTTCGAGCTGACGTTCCCGGTCGAGGGTGGCCGAGCGTACACCGTCGACGTTGAACTCGTCGACGCGAACGGTGACCGCGACGGACAGACCGTCGAGACCACGCACATCCCGATCCACGTCGACCCAGTCGAGACGGACCGTCTCGTCGGGGTCAACTACTACCCCTGGTTCGGTGAGAAGGCCCCCTCCCACAGCCCTCACCGAGACGACTGGGTCGAGGAATCGACGCTGACGCCGGTGCTCGGC harbors:
- the cca gene encoding CCA tRNA nucleotidyltransferase, whose amino-acid sequence is MSEDAFEATIAAVREQVDPSPAERERLRSVADELVERTEAAATERVADADVVQVGSTARGTWTAGDRDIDVFVRFPTDIDRETLERYGLEVGRAVLPDGHEEYAEHPYVKGEYEGFDVDLVPCFRVDSATEIRSAVDRTPFHNAYLSERLDDDLAGDVRVAKAFCKGIGVYGSDLRTQGFSGYLVELLVLEYGGFRELVSAAADWHPQVELDPEDHGTRSFDDPLVVVDPTDHERNVAAVVSPTNVARFQHHARALLAEPDPERFEPRELEGLSPADVRNHLATRGTTPVAVRFDPPDVVEDQLWPQLRKSLSGVTDELDRRGFDTFRATALADETAALFVELAVAERPAVERHAGPPVHVRDHASGFYEKYGAMDETPPYGPFVDDDRYVVERERDCRTAAGFLRSDRLFDVALGAGVERALQDDYEVLVGDDVAVLAAEFGEDLAAYFSPRP